Proteins encoded in a region of the Epinephelus lanceolatus isolate andai-2023 chromosome 20, ASM4190304v1, whole genome shotgun sequence genome:
- the LOC144458887 gene encoding uncharacterized protein LOC144458887 isoform X2, with product MRSAAVFLALLLCLQWTWAQGESGEVTGTDAETEGGNRQEEVQFEIQGVRAAHDQSSSQTNISPDIWAELKELRDMAIEQKVELRNSKSKIEKLEQENAVLESRVNTSENLVEELRRENMVLETRMSSSENEVAELKRENAATQARLTASESKNAVLEARMSSYEDVVKTLQRENKVLETRMSSSENEVAELKRENADRPKVAFSAGLTDAGHVGPFNTEITLKFSKVFTNIGQAYNPTTGIFTAPVRGVYYFRFTLWGGRPSAWMGAYLYHNEKKMTLSYDYNDEHTYISASNALILQLEKGDVVYLALYPGSGVFDDSFNRTIFSGFLLFAL from the exons ATGAGGAGCGCTGCAGTTTTTCTGGCGTTGTTGCTCTGTCTGCAGTGGACGTGGGCTCAGGGTGAGAGTGGAGAGGTGACAGGGACAGACGCTGAGACAGAGGGGGGAAACAGGCAGGAAGAGGTTCAGTTTGAGATACAGGGTGTCAGAGCAGCCCATGATCAGAGCAGCAGCCAGACCAACATCAGCCCTGACATCTGGGCTGAGCTCAAGGAGCTGAGAGACATGGCCATCGAACaaaaggtggagctgaggaACAGCAAGAGCAAGATAGAGAAGCTGGAGCAAGAGAATGCAG TTTTGGAGTCCAGAGTGAACACtagtgaaaatttggtagagGAGCTCAGGAGAGAAAACATGG TGTTGGAAACCAGAATGAGCTCCAGTGAAAACGAGGTGGCAGAGCTCAAGAGAGAGAATGCAG CCACACAGGCCAGACTGACAGCCAGTGAAAGCAAGAATGCAG TTTTGGAGGCTAGAATGAGCTCCTATGAAGACGTGGTCAAGACACTGCAGAGAGAGAACAAAG TGTTGGAAACCAGAATGAGCTCCAGTGAAAACGAGGTGGCAGAGCTCAAGAGAGAGAATGCAG ACCGTCCAAAGGTGGCGTTCTCAGCTGGTCTTACTGACGCAGGACACGTTGGACCCTTCAACACTGAGATCACACTTAAGTTCAGTAAAGTCTTCACCAATATCGGCCAGGCCTACAACCCAACTACAG gtaTCTTCACAGCCCCAGTCAGAGGAGTCTACTACTTCAGATTCACACTGTGGGGGGGGCGCCCTTCAGCTTGGATGGGTGCTTATTTGTATCACAATGAGAAGAAAATGACACTTAGTTACGATTACAATGATGAACACACCTATATATCTGCGTCTAATGCATTAATTCTTCAACTGGAAAAGGGAGATGTGGTCTACTTGGCTCTCTACCCAGGCAGTGGTGTTTTTGATGATTCATTTAATCGTACCATTTTTAGTGGATTTCTGCTTTTTGCTCTGTGA
- the LOC144458885 gene encoding uncharacterized protein LOC144458885 isoform X3, translating into MRSAAVFLALLLCLQWTWAQGESGEVTGTDAETEGGNRQEEVQFEIQGVRAAHDQSSSQTNISPDIWAELKELRDMAIEQKVELRNSKSKIEKLEQENAVLETRMSSSENEVAELKRENAATQARLTASESKNAVLEARMSSYEDVVKTLQRENKVLGATVTASNNKVEELRRDNTVLESRVNTSENLVAELRRENMVLETRMSSSENEVAELKRENADRPKVAFSAGLTDAGSVGPFDTEITLKFSKVFTNIGQAYSPTTGIFTAPVRGVYYFRFTVWETRPSHWAGVYLYHNEKRMISNYDENDEHAFVSVSNALILQLEKGDVVYMALPSGNGVFDDTNNRTIFSGFLLFAL; encoded by the exons ATGAGGAGCGCTGCAGTTTTTCTGGCGTTGTTGCTCTGTCTGCAGTGGACGTGGGCTCAGGGTGAGAGTGGAGAGGTGACAGGGACAGACGCTGAGACAGAGGGGGGAAACAGGCAGGAAGAGGTTCAGTTTGAGATACAGGGTGTCAGAGCAGCCCATGATCAGAGCAGCAGCCAGACCAACATCAGCCCTGACATCTGGGCTGAGCTCAAGGAGCTGAGAGACATGGCCATCGAACaaaaggtggagctgaggaACAGCAAGAGCAAGATAGAGAAGCTGGAGCAAGAGAATGCAG TGTTGGAAACCAGAATGAGCTCCAGTGAAAACGAGGTGGCAGAGCTCAAGAGAGAGAATGCAG CCACACAGGCCAGACTGACAGCCAGTGAAAGCAAGAATGCAG TTTTGGAGGCTAGAATGAGCTCCTATGAAGACGTGGTCAAGACACTCCAGAGAGAGAACAAAG TACTGGGGGCCACAGTAACCGCCAGCAACAAcaaggtggaggagctcaggaGAGACAACACAG TTTTGGAGTCCAGAGTGAACACCAGTGAAAATTTGGTGGCGGAGCTCAGGAGAGAAAACATGG TGTTGGAAACCAGAATGAGCTCCAGTGAAAACGAGGTGGCAGAGCTCAAGAGAGAGAATGCAG ACCGTCCAAAGGTGGCGTTCTCAGCTGGTCTTACTGACGCAGGATCCGTTGGACCCTTCGACACTGAGATCACACTTAAGTTCAGTAAAGTCTTCACCAATATCGGCCAGGCCTACAGCCCAACTACAG gtaTCTTCACAGCCCCAGTCAGAGGAGTCTACTACTTCAGATTCACAGTGTGGGAGACCCGCCCTTCACATTGGGCCGGTGTTTATCTCTATCACAATGAGAAGAGAATGATAAGTAATTATGATGAAAATGATGAACACgcctttgtctctgtgtctaaTGCATTAATTCTTCAACTGGAAAAGGGAGATGTGGTCTACATGGCTCTCCCTTCAGGCAATGGTGTCTTTGATGATACAAATAATCGTACCATTTTTAGTGGATTTCTACTTTTTGCTCTGTGA
- the LOC144458887 gene encoding uncharacterized protein LOC144458887 isoform X1, with product MRSAAVFLALLLCLQWTWAQGESGEVTGTDAETEGGNRQEEVQFEIQGVRAAHDQSSSQTNISPDIWAELKELRDMAIEQKVELRNSKSKIEKLEQENAATQARLTASESKNAVLESRVNTSENLVEELRRENMVLETRMSSSENEVAELKRENAATQARLTASESKNAVLEARMSSYEDVVKTLQRENKVLETRMSSSENEVAELKRENADRPKVAFSAGLTDAGHVGPFNTEITLKFSKVFTNIGQAYNPTTGIFTAPVRGVYYFRFTLWGGRPSAWMGAYLYHNEKKMTLSYDYNDEHTYISASNALILQLEKGDVVYLALYPGSGVFDDSFNRTIFSGFLLFAL from the exons ATGAGGAGCGCTGCAGTTTTTCTGGCGTTGTTGCTCTGTCTGCAGTGGACGTGGGCTCAGGGTGAGAGTGGAGAGGTGACAGGGACAGACGCTGAGACAGAGGGGGGAAACAGGCAGGAAGAGGTTCAGTTTGAGATACAGGGTGTCAGAGCAGCCCATGATCAGAGCAGCAGCCAGACCAACATCAGCCCTGACATCTGGGCTGAGCTCAAGGAGCTGAGAGACATGGCCATCGAACaaaaggtggagctgaggaACAGCAAGAGCAAGATAGAGAAGCTGGAGCAAGAGAATGCAG CCACACAGGCCAGACTGACAGCCAGTGAAAGCAAGAATGCAG TTTTGGAGTCCAGAGTGAACACtagtgaaaatttggtagagGAGCTCAGGAGAGAAAACATGG TGTTGGAAACCAGAATGAGCTCCAGTGAAAACGAGGTGGCAGAGCTCAAGAGAGAGAATGCAG CCACACAGGCCAGACTGACAGCCAGTGAAAGCAAGAATGCAG TTTTGGAGGCTAGAATGAGCTCCTATGAAGACGTGGTCAAGACACTGCAGAGAGAGAACAAAG TGTTGGAAACCAGAATGAGCTCCAGTGAAAACGAGGTGGCAGAGCTCAAGAGAGAGAATGCAG ACCGTCCAAAGGTGGCGTTCTCAGCTGGTCTTACTGACGCAGGACACGTTGGACCCTTCAACACTGAGATCACACTTAAGTTCAGTAAAGTCTTCACCAATATCGGCCAGGCCTACAACCCAACTACAG gtaTCTTCACAGCCCCAGTCAGAGGAGTCTACTACTTCAGATTCACACTGTGGGGGGGGCGCCCTTCAGCTTGGATGGGTGCTTATTTGTATCACAATGAGAAGAAAATGACACTTAGTTACGATTACAATGATGAACACACCTATATATCTGCGTCTAATGCATTAATTCTTCAACTGGAAAAGGGAGATGTGGTCTACTTGGCTCTCTACCCAGGCAGTGGTGTTTTTGATGATTCATTTAATCGTACCATTTTTAGTGGATTTCTGCTTTTTGCTCTGTGA
- the LOC144458888 gene encoding complement C1q-like protein 2, with the protein MSSYEDVVKTLQRENKVLGATVTASNNKVEELRRDNTVLEARMNTSENLVAELRRENMVLETRMSSSENEVAELKRENADRPKVAFSAGLTDAGSVGPFDTEITLKFSKVFTNIGQAYSPTTGIFTAPVRGVYNFRFTVWEVRTSTWTSGILYHNEKRMTLSYDYNDDVSYVSVSNALIIQLEKGDVVYMALPSGYGVFDDSHNRTIFSGFLLFAL; encoded by the exons ATGAGCTCCTATGAAGACGTGGTCAAGACACTCCAGAGAGAGAACAAAG TACTGGGGGCCACAGTAACCGCCAGCAACAAcaaggtggaggagctcaggaGAGACAACACAG TTTTGGAGGCCAGAATGAACACCAGTGAAAATTTGGTGGCGGAGCTCAGGAGAGAAAACATGG TGTTGGAAACCAGAATGAGCTCCAGTGAAAACGAGGTGGCAGAGCTCAAGAGAGAGAATGCAG ACCGTCCAAAGGTGGCGTTCTCAGCTGGTCTTACTGACGCAGGATCCGTTGGACCCTTCGACACTGAGATCACACTTAAGTTCAGTAAAGTCTTCACCAATATCGGCCAGGCCTACAGCCCAACTACAG gtaTCTTCACAGCCCCAGTCAGAGGAGTCTACAACTTCAGATTCACAGTGTGGGAGGTCCGCACTTCAACTTGGACCAGTGGTATTCTCTATCACAATGAGAAGAGAATGACACTTAGTTACGATTACAATGATGACGTCAGCTATGTCTCTGTGTCTAATGCATTAATTATTCAACTGGAAAAGGGAGATGTGGTCTACATGGCTCTCCCTTCAGGCTATGGTGTCTTTGATGATTCGCATAATCGTACCATTTTTAGTGGATTTCTACTTTTTGCTCTGTGA
- the LOC144458886 gene encoding complement C1q-like protein 2, with translation MSSYEDVVKTLQRENKVLGATVTASNNKVEELRRDNTVLEARMNTSENLVAELRRENMVLETRMSSSENEVAELKRENADRPKVAFSAGLTDAGSVGPFDTEITLKFSKVFTNIGQAYSPTTGIFTAPVRGVYNFRFTVWEVRTSTWTSGILYHNEKRMTLSYDYNDDVSYVSVSNALILQLEKGDVVYMALPSGYGVFDDSHNRTIFSGFLLFAL, from the exons ATGAGCTCCTATGAAGACGTGGTCAAGACACTCCAGAGAGAGAACAAAG TACTGGGGGCCACAGTAACCGCCAGCAACAAcaaggtggaggagctcaggaGAGACAACACAG TTTTGGAGGCCAGAATGAACACCAGTGAAAATTTGGTGGCGGAGCTCAGGAGAGAAAACATGG TGTTGGAAACCAGAATGAGCTCCAGTGAAAATGAGGTGGCAGAGCTCAAGAGAGAGAATGCAG ACCGTCCAAAGGTGGCGTTCTCAGCTGGTCTTACTGACGCAGGATCCGTTGGACCCTTCGACACTGAGATCACACTTAAGTTCAGTAAAGTCTTCACCAATATCGGCCAGGCCTACAGCCCAACTACAG gtaTCTTCACAGCCCCAGTCAGAGGAGTCTACAACTTCAGATTCACAGTGTGGGAGGTCCGCACTTCAACTTGGACCAGTGGTATTCTCTATCACAATGAGAAGAGAATGACACTTAGTTACGATTACAATGATGACGTCAGCTATGTCTCTGTGTCTAATGCATTAATTCTTCAACTGGAAAAGGGAGATGTGGTCTACATGGCTCTCCCGTCAGGTTATGGTGTCTTTGATGATTCGCATAATCGTACCATTTTTAGTGGATTTCTACTTTTTGCTCTGTGA
- the LOC144458885 gene encoding uncharacterized protein LOC144458885 isoform X2: protein MRSAAVFLALLLCLQWTWAQGESGEVTGTDAETEGGNRQEEVQFEIQGVRAAHDQSSSQTNISPDIWAELKELRDMAIEQKVELRNSKSKIEKLEQENAVLESRVNTSENLVEELRRENMVLETRMSSSENEVAELKRENAATQARLTASESKNAVLEARMSSYEDVVKTLQRENKVLGATVTASNNKVEELRRDNTVLESRVNTSENLVAELRRENMVLETRMSSSENEVAELKRENADRPKVAFSAGLTDAGSVGPFDTEITLKFSKVFTNIGQAYSPTTGIFTAPVRGVYYFRFTVWETRPSHWAGVYLYHNEKRMISNYDENDEHAFVSVSNALILQLEKGDVVYMALPSGNGVFDDTNNRTIFSGFLLFAL from the exons ATGAGGAGCGCTGCAGTTTTTCTGGCGTTGTTGCTCTGTCTGCAGTGGACGTGGGCTCAGGGTGAGAGTGGAGAGGTGACAGGGACAGACGCTGAGACAGAGGGGGGAAACAGGCAGGAAGAGGTTCAGTTTGAGATACAGGGTGTCAGAGCAGCCCATGATCAGAGCAGCAGCCAGACCAACATCAGCCCTGACATCTGGGCTGAGCTCAAGGAGCTGAGAGACATGGCCATCGAACaaaaggtggagctgaggaACAGCAAGAGCAAGATAGAGAAGCTGGAGCAAGAGAATGCAG TTTTGGAGTCCAGAGTGAACaccagtgaaaatttggtagagGAGCTCAGGAGAGAAAACATGG TGTTGGAAACCAGAATGAGCTCCAGTGAAAACGAGGTGGCAGAGCTCAAGAGAGAGAATGCAG CCACACAGGCCAGACTGACAGCCAGTGAAAGCAAGAATGCAG TTTTGGAGGCTAGAATGAGCTCCTATGAAGACGTGGTCAAGACACTCCAGAGAGAGAACAAAG TACTGGGGGCCACAGTAACCGCCAGCAACAAcaaggtggaggagctcaggaGAGACAACACAG TTTTGGAGTCCAGAGTGAACACCAGTGAAAATTTGGTGGCGGAGCTCAGGAGAGAAAACATGG TGTTGGAAACCAGAATGAGCTCCAGTGAAAACGAGGTGGCAGAGCTCAAGAGAGAGAATGCAG ACCGTCCAAAGGTGGCGTTCTCAGCTGGTCTTACTGACGCAGGATCCGTTGGACCCTTCGACACTGAGATCACACTTAAGTTCAGTAAAGTCTTCACCAATATCGGCCAGGCCTACAGCCCAACTACAG gtaTCTTCACAGCCCCAGTCAGAGGAGTCTACTACTTCAGATTCACAGTGTGGGAGACCCGCCCTTCACATTGGGCCGGTGTTTATCTCTATCACAATGAGAAGAGAATGATAAGTAATTATGATGAAAATGATGAACACgcctttgtctctgtgtctaaTGCATTAATTCTTCAACTGGAAAAGGGAGATGTGGTCTACATGGCTCTCCCTTCAGGCAATGGTGTCTTTGATGATACAAATAATCGTACCATTTTTAGTGGATTTCTACTTTTTGCTCTGTGA
- the LOC144458887 gene encoding uncharacterized protein LOC144458887 isoform X3 — protein sequence MRSAAVFLALLLCLQWTWAQGESGEVTGTDAETEGGNRQEEVQFEIQGVRAAHDQSSSQTNISPDIWAELKELRDMAIEQKVELRNSKSKIEKLEQENAVLETRMSSSENEVAELKRENAATQARLTASESKNAVLEARMSSYEDVVKTLQRENKVLETRMSSSENEVAELKRENADRPKVAFSAGLTDAGHVGPFNTEITLKFSKVFTNIGQAYNPTTGIFTAPVRGVYYFRFTLWGGRPSAWMGAYLYHNEKKMTLSYDYNDEHTYISASNALILQLEKGDVVYLALYPGSGVFDDSFNRTIFSGFLLFAL from the exons ATGAGGAGCGCTGCAGTTTTTCTGGCGTTGTTGCTCTGTCTGCAGTGGACGTGGGCTCAGGGTGAGAGTGGAGAGGTGACAGGGACAGACGCTGAGACAGAGGGGGGAAACAGGCAGGAAGAGGTTCAGTTTGAGATACAGGGTGTCAGAGCAGCCCATGATCAGAGCAGCAGCCAGACCAACATCAGCCCTGACATCTGGGCTGAGCTCAAGGAGCTGAGAGACATGGCCATCGAACaaaaggtggagctgaggaACAGCAAGAGCAAGATAGAGAAGCTGGAGCAAGAGAATGCAG TGTTGGAAACCAGAATGAGCTCCAGTGAAAACGAGGTGGCAGAGCTCAAGAGAGAGAATGCAG CCACACAGGCCAGACTGACAGCCAGTGAAAGCAAGAATGCAG TTTTGGAGGCTAGAATGAGCTCCTATGAAGACGTGGTCAAGACACTGCAGAGAGAGAACAAAG TGTTGGAAACCAGAATGAGCTCCAGTGAAAACGAGGTGGCAGAGCTCAAGAGAGAGAATGCAG ACCGTCCAAAGGTGGCGTTCTCAGCTGGTCTTACTGACGCAGGACACGTTGGACCCTTCAACACTGAGATCACACTTAAGTTCAGTAAAGTCTTCACCAATATCGGCCAGGCCTACAACCCAACTACAG gtaTCTTCACAGCCCCAGTCAGAGGAGTCTACTACTTCAGATTCACACTGTGGGGGGGGCGCCCTTCAGCTTGGATGGGTGCTTATTTGTATCACAATGAGAAGAAAATGACACTTAGTTACGATTACAATGATGAACACACCTATATATCTGCGTCTAATGCATTAATTCTTCAACTGGAAAAGGGAGATGTGGTCTACTTGGCTCTCTACCCAGGCAGTGGTGTTTTTGATGATTCATTTAATCGTACCATTTTTAGTGGATTTCTGCTTTTTGCTCTGTGA
- the LOC144458885 gene encoding uncharacterized protein LOC144458885 isoform X1: MRSAAVFLALLLCLQWTWAQGESGEVTGTDAETEGGNRQEEVQFEIQGVRAAHDQSSSQTNISPDIWAELKELRDMAIEQKVELRNSKSKIEKLEQENAATQARLTASESKNAVLESRVNTSENLVEELRRENMVLETRMSSSENEVAELKRENAATQARLTASESKNAVLEARMSSYEDVVKTLQRENKVLGATVTASNNKVEELRRDNTVLESRVNTSENLVAELRRENMVLETRMSSSENEVAELKRENADRPKVAFSAGLTDAGSVGPFDTEITLKFSKVFTNIGQAYSPTTGIFTAPVRGVYYFRFTVWETRPSHWAGVYLYHNEKRMISNYDENDEHAFVSVSNALILQLEKGDVVYMALPSGNGVFDDTNNRTIFSGFLLFAL, from the exons ATGAGGAGCGCTGCAGTTTTTCTGGCGTTGTTGCTCTGTCTGCAGTGGACGTGGGCTCAGGGTGAGAGTGGAGAGGTGACAGGGACAGACGCTGAGACAGAGGGGGGAAACAGGCAGGAAGAGGTTCAGTTTGAGATACAGGGTGTCAGAGCAGCCCATGATCAGAGCAGCAGCCAGACCAACATCAGCCCTGACATCTGGGCTGAGCTCAAGGAGCTGAGAGACATGGCCATCGAACaaaaggtggagctgaggaACAGCAAGAGCAAGATAGAGAAGCTGGAGCAAGAGAATGCAG CCACACAGGCCAGACTGACAGCCAGTGAAAGCAAGAATGCAG TTTTGGAGTCCAGAGTGAACaccagtgaaaatttggtagagGAGCTCAGGAGAGAAAACATGG TGTTGGAAACCAGAATGAGCTCCAGTGAAAACGAGGTGGCAGAGCTCAAGAGAGAGAATGCAG CCACACAGGCCAGACTGACAGCCAGTGAAAGCAAGAATGCAG TTTTGGAGGCTAGAATGAGCTCCTATGAAGACGTGGTCAAGACACTCCAGAGAGAGAACAAAG TACTGGGGGCCACAGTAACCGCCAGCAACAAcaaggtggaggagctcaggaGAGACAACACAG TTTTGGAGTCCAGAGTGAACACCAGTGAAAATTTGGTGGCGGAGCTCAGGAGAGAAAACATGG TGTTGGAAACCAGAATGAGCTCCAGTGAAAACGAGGTGGCAGAGCTCAAGAGAGAGAATGCAG ACCGTCCAAAGGTGGCGTTCTCAGCTGGTCTTACTGACGCAGGATCCGTTGGACCCTTCGACACTGAGATCACACTTAAGTTCAGTAAAGTCTTCACCAATATCGGCCAGGCCTACAGCCCAACTACAG gtaTCTTCACAGCCCCAGTCAGAGGAGTCTACTACTTCAGATTCACAGTGTGGGAGACCCGCCCTTCACATTGGGCCGGTGTTTATCTCTATCACAATGAGAAGAGAATGATAAGTAATTATGATGAAAATGATGAACACgcctttgtctctgtgtctaaTGCATTAATTCTTCAACTGGAAAAGGGAGATGTGGTCTACATGGCTCTCCCTTCAGGCAATGGTGTCTTTGATGATACAAATAATCGTACCATTTTTAGTGGATTTCTACTTTTTGCTCTGTGA